The Apostichopus japonicus isolate 1M-3 chromosome 20, ASM3797524v1, whole genome shotgun sequence genome contains a region encoding:
- the LOC139961563 gene encoding cAMP-regulated D2 protein-like produces the protein MFIMGLKATFMSIFLLLLLTSSEVFSQLGSDLIIDSTIGKIRGVDQDYAYGFLGIPFAQPPVGDLRLREPQPVIPWEGIFEANEKSPGCMQVCNQPPDGCPLSVDEDCLYLNLWVPKTGRTDYPTMIFMHGGNFRDGSGSALLYDGRILAQDADAIIITINYRTEAFGWLFLGDVHDPATGNKESIANHGLRDQKMAFKWTKDNIALVGGDPNKITISGQSAGAQSVGVHLVSEESRDLFDQALMFSNPYSLPFKLLDDGIALGKGVANLIGCPDVFDLDCWRAVSAEDLLAASRQATSIIYNPNEILQIFEPWSPAVGPYTELPEEVMIVNQQGAAQKKPTMLGIVREEGWPYITGIFRNELGNLQYRLFLKAIIPPYYRELINLYPADNTRDADQRNILSDTCTDYIFYCPSINISLSMSDHGYDNFYFYVLNSAWSFEEEWTEKYKDCWGHVCHGGDLPYIFRTGPLGNVSYSPGETEMMNHMTAYISNFLHTGDPNIPGTPELAERIANLEGRHPFWPRMRAKAGHYYAMYYNDCGGNSVLSNYRKEYCDVFNEIGYYYVPRLNSIDVEMSEEEIHELVNLSQGKSSVDCNC, from the exons ATGTTCATTATGGGTCTAAAAGCGACATTTATGAGCATAtttttactgctgttgttaaCTTCATCGGAAGTGTTTTCTCAACTCGGTAGTGACCTCATAATCGATAGTACAATCGGGAAAATTCGTGGCGTTGATCAGGATTATGCATATGGGTTTCTGGGGATTCCATTTGCCCAACCTCCAGTGGGCGACCTCCGACTTCGAGAACCTCAACCAGTGATTCCATGGGAAGGTATCTTTGAGGCAAATGAAAAATCTCCGGGCTGTATGCAAGTCTGTAACCAACCACCAGACGGCTGCCCACTCTCG GTTGACGAGGACTGTCTTTATCTGAACCTATGGGTACCTAAGACGGGGCGAACAGATTATCCAACCATGATCTTTATGCACGGAGGTAACTTCAGAGACGGATCTGGGTCAGCTCTTCTTTATGATGGGAGGATACTGGCACAAGATGCAGATGCgatcattatcaccatcaacTATAGAACAG AGGCATTTGGATGGCTATTCCTGGGTGATGTTCACGACCCTGCTACAGGAAATAAAGAATCCATCGCAAATCATGGTTTGAGGGATCAAAAAATGGCCTTTAAATGGACCAAGGATAATATTGCACTTGTAGGGGGTGACCCTAACAAG ATAACCATAAGTGGCCAAAGTGCAGGAGCTCAATCTGTCGGCGTCCATCTTGTTTCCGAAGAAAGCAGAGATCTTTTCGATCAAGCCCTGATGTTTAGCAATCCTTATTCGCTTCCTTTCAAGTTGCTGGATGATGGTATCGCTCTTGGTAAGGGTGTCGCTAACCTCATCGGTTGTCCGGATGTGTTCGACTTGGACTGCTGGCGCGCCGTGTCGGCTGAGGATCTCCTGGCCGCTTCCCGACAGGCGACGAGTATTATTTACAACCCAAATGAAATTCTGCAAATCTTTGAACCATGGAGTCCTGCCGTGGGGCCGTACACTGAACTTCCTGAAGAAGTGATGATAGTTAATCAACAGGGTGCTGCGCAGAAGAAACCGACAATGCTCGGTATCGTGAGAGAGGAAGGATGGCCTTATATTACTGGGATCTTCAGAAACGAGCTCGGGAATCTGCAATATCGTCTTTTCTTAAAGGCGATTATTCCTCCGTATTATAGAGAGTTAATTAACCTGTATCCAGCAGATAACACACGAGATGCTGACCAGAGGAACATCCTCTCGGATACCTGTACAGACTACATCTTCTATTGTCCTTCCATTAACATATCTCTCTCTATGAGCGATCACGGCTATGATAATTTCTATTTCTACGTCCTCAATTCCGCATGGTCGTTCGAAGAAGAATGGACAGAAAAATACAAAGATTGCTGGGGGCACGTGTGTCACGGTGGTGACTTACCTTACATATTCCGCACAGGACCCCTTGGTAACGTATCTTACTCCCCCGGTGAAACGGAAATGATGAACCACATGACAGCGTACATCAGCAACTTCTTACATACAGGTGACCCTAACATCCCAGGTACGCCAGAGCTAGCTGAGAGGATCGCAAATTTGGAAGGTAGACATCCATTCTGGCCTAGAATGAGGGCAAAGGCAGGACATTACTACGCTATGTATTACAACGACTGTGGTGGAAATTCGGTACTTAGTAACTACAGGAAAGAATATTGTGATGTGTTTAATGAGATTGGATACTACTATGTGCCTCGTTTAAATTCAATAGATGTTGAGATGTCCGAAGAAGAAATTCACGAGCTCGTAAACCTTAGTCAGGGGAAGAGTTCGGTTGATTGTAATTGttag
- the LOC139961567 gene encoding protein FAM185A-like, whose product MNSFLSKLVRRLSTLSSAQLLSTSRNSGEILLFAKRNKMSFQACAFHMKLQCVKHQSRFIKHYQIVDLQSSGSLPLIRSFHQSLVRRSEYERFENKKGKTLTWEFRLHNPYGLLSIETDKSVEINRINVLQHPGGDFAAFHLVSRDTRAMPDKAELLVNYDEERNRLSLVDNNVREKSCDERWVLEVPPYYDLTVQHTGDEADAIRVENLENQTITIQSVGDIHVHNLKSRDIVLDTTEGEVKSTKVLQGNAVIKTRKDKGFTADRLQGQRFDIQTEDGNVLCKDIYGNTLSVLSQTGKLNLGNVTGECSLSTAGNVAIGSMDGSLEVNVSHSGSVQAYLVRPASVSITTEKGDVSVSLPLDVKCHLNLTATNISFPAEMSLQVEEVDNLKKMKGAFNEGQSPVSVCSKEGSILVSVQSWFDSLKLGS is encoded by the exons ATGAATTCATTCTTGTCAAAACTGGTGAGACGACTCTCTACCTTGTCATCTGCCCAATTATTATCCACCTCAAGAAATTCGGGTGAAATTTTGCTGtttgcaaaaagaaacaaaatgtccTTTCAAGCATGTGCCTTTCACATGAAATTGCAATGTGTGAAACATCAGTCCAGGTTTATAAAGCATTACCAGATAGTGGACTTACAATCCTCTGGGAGTTTACCACTAATCCGCAGCTTTCATCAGAGTCTAGTTAGAAGGTCAGAGTATGAAAGatttgaaaacaagaaaggCAAGACTTTAACATGGGAGTTTCGTCTGCACAATCCATACGGATTGTTATCGATTGAAACAGACAAGTCAGTGGAAATAAACAGAATCAATGTCTTGCAACATCCCGGTGGAGACTTTGCTGCCTTTCATTTAGTCAGCAGAGATACAAGAGCAATGCCAGACAAAGCTGAGTTACTGGTGAATTATGATGAAGAAAGGAACAGACTGAGCCTGGTGGATAACAACGTGAGAGAGAAATCATGTGACGAAAGATGGGTCCTGGAGGTGCCTCCGTATTACG atTTGACTGTACAGCACACAGGAGATGAGGCTGATGCCATTCGAGTAGAGAACCTTGAGAATCAAACCATCACGATACAGTCTGTCGGTGATATACATGTTCACAATCTTAAG TCTAGGGATATTGTTCTTGACACGACTGAGGGAGAAGTGAAGAGTACCAAAGTTCTACAGGGAAATGCTGTGATCAAAACACGGAAAGATAAG GGTTTCACAGCTGATAGACTTCAAGGACAGAGATTTGACATTCAGACTGAAGACGGTAATGTGCTATGCAAAGATATTTACGGAAACACTTTGAGTGTTTTGTCACAAACAGGCAAGCTTAATCTTGGTAATGTGACAGGGGAATGTTCTCTGTCGACAGCCGGTAATGTTGCTATTG GTAGTATGGATGGATCTTTGGAAGTCAATGTAAGCCATTCGGGATCAGTTCAAGCCTATCTAGTCAGACCTGCCTCTGTATCTATCACGACAGAAAAAG GTGATGTTTCTGTGAGCCTTCCATTGGATGTCAAATGTCATCTTAATCTAACAGCAACGAATATCAGTTTTCCAGCAGAAATGAGTTTGCAGGTGGAGGAGGTTGACAATCTTAAGAAAATGAAAG GAGCGTTCAATGAAGGACAGTCCCCTGTGTCAGTGTGTTCGAAAGAGGGCAGTATTTTAGTTTCTGTTCAATCCTGGTTTGACTCCTTGAAGTTGGGAAGTTGA